Proteins encoded within one genomic window of Ranitomeya variabilis isolate aRanVar5 chromosome 4, aRanVar5.hap1, whole genome shotgun sequence:
- the LOC143770310 gene encoding E3 SUMO-protein ligase ZBED1-like gives MQAAEEACAQLEDELLFCEDCRLYFRDSCAQHGAPTFILDTSVPENVPSRALLSLPEGLVVKERSQGGFGVCCTIPIIPRGCIFGPYEGDIIMDRSDCTVYSWAIRENGSYFYIDASDDSKSSWMRYVACASTEEEHNLTVFQYQGKIYYRACQPIPSGTELMVWIGEEYARTLGLKLGEHFKYEFGEKELLMKLFQDLQLKTLDSLPNRISTRSQYACNNMVTPLIQSHKQNYPVNNIGHSSSGFQLLEGTQNLVSLGRAQSRYWTFFGFQGDAYGRIMDKTKIICKLCGVRLSYSGNTTNLRQHLIYKHRREYNELVGTQGAVVEPQKNIDSASPRELPSRAVVTPTVGRTTKAVADFIVRDLMPVEIIEGEGFVQMLSILDPNYKLPAASFLAHTILQEMHLQAKMKVVDLVKNLQDCSVSLDLWKHSGSLSYLTLTIHYVNDTFESKNMVLTSRVVSEDLSEESLKSVLQDVTEEWGIRENTFFAVGLNSPSVKIAASKVGWKSLPCVGQVLKNCIEAILQHHTIQTTLDRFRRLIATIFSSAAQNEELTTHGPVLKVHLKMFLRDGTKWYSIYTLLQSIVDHTKFFKSLIETLNEDGISLQPDDWSILQDVVDILKPLSIATSTFTKDQFAGLSLVKPVITSLLYKHLAPNEWDSEFSKNIKKAIHEELSFKYSNLEVNQVLNLACALDPRFRGLDFLSQPDRVETLHLLKLEASSVAKITTTEPICVTPEPQNSRPPSKKAKQDSGIEFLLGDLCNVRNISVSTVNQQAEQEISSFQTSEASSLCQDPLQWWKMHHTQYPLLARAARKLLAIPATSVPTNWLFTDAGLAVYRKRSALTAEHVDMLVFLNGNRLYL, from the exons ATGCAGGCGGCGGAGGAGGCCTGTGCCCAGCTGGAAGACGAGCTGCTGT TTTGTGAAGATTGCCGCTTGTACTTCAGAGACTCCTGCGCCCAACATGGAGCACCAACCTTTATCTTGGACACATCGGTTCCAGAAAATGTACCGTCTCGTGCTTTACTTTCTCTGCCAGAAGGACTGGTGGTCAAGGAAAGATCTCAAGGAGGCTTCGGTGTCTGCTGCACAATTCCCATCATTCCCCGGGGTTGCATTTTTGGCCCATACGAAGGCGACATAATAATGGATAGGAGCGACTGCACTGTCTACTCATGGGCG ATTAGGGAAAACGGATCCTATTTTTACATTGATGCCAGCGATGACTCCAAAAGCAGCTGGATGAG ATATGTGGCGTGTGCATCTACCGAAGAGGAACACAATCTGACCGTGTTTCAGTACCAGGGGAAAATCTACTATCGGGCGTGCCAGCCTATTCCTTCGGGCACGGAACTCATGGTGTGGATCGGGGAGGAGTATGCCAGGACCCTGGGGCTCAAATTAG GTGAACATTTTAAATATGAGTTTGGCGAGAAGGAACTTCTGATGAAGCTTTTTCAAGACTTGCAATTGAAGACCCTCGATTCTTTACCCAATCGCATATCTACCCGAAGTCAGTACGCGTGCAACAATATGGTCACCCCTTTAATACAGTCCCACAAACAGAATTACCCAGTAAACAATATCGGCCATTCTTCATCTGGCTTCCAGCTACTTGAGGGAACTCAGAACTTAGTAAGCCTTGGTCGAGCCCAGAGCCGTTATTGGACTTTTTTTGGTTTTCAAGGTGACGCCTACGGTCGAATTATGGATAAAACAAAGATTATTTGCAAACTTTGCGGCGTCAGGCTTTCCTACAGCGGCAATACCACTAACTTGAGGCAGCATCTTATATATAAGCATAGGAGAGAATACAATGAATTAGTGGGAACCCAGGGAGCAGTGGTGGAGCCACAGAAGAACATTGACTCAGCCTCTCCTCGTGAGCTGCCATCCAGGGCTGTCGTGACCCCCACTGTCGGGAGAACCACCAAAGCTGTGGCGGATTTTATTGTCCGTGACCTAATGCCTGTTGAAATAATCGAAGGTGAAGGCTTTGTGCAAATGTTGTCCATTCTAGATCCCAATTACAAGTTACCAGCAGCATCTTTTTTGGCTCATACGATCCTGCAAGAGATGCACCTTCAAGCCAAGATGAAGGTGGTGGACTTGGTGAAAAATCTTCAAGATTGCTCCGTCAGTCTCGACCTGTGGAAACATAGCGGCTCACTGTCCTACCTCACGCTCACCATCCACTACGTCAACGACACTTTTGAATCTAAGAATATGGTGCTAACAAGTCGGGTTGTTTCCGAAGACCTTTCCGAAGAAAGCCTGAAGTCGGTTCTTCAAGATGTCACGGAGGAATGGGGAATACGGGAGAACACGTTCTTCGCTGTGGGACTCAACAGTCCTTCTGTTAAAATAGCAGCTTCGAAGGTGGGATGGAAGTCTCTGCCGTGTGTGGGACAGGTGTTGAAGAACTGCATTGAAGCTATCCTCCAGCACCATACCATCCAGACCACGTTGGATCGGTTCCGACGATTGATAGCTACTATTTTCTCATCGGCAGCTCAAAATGAAGAGTTGACCACTCACGGGCCGGTTTTGAAGGTCCATTTAAAAATGTTTCTGCGGGACGGTACGAAGTGGTACAGCATCTACACTTTGCTGCAGAGCATAGTCGACCATACTAAGTTTTTTAAAAGCTTAATCGAGACCTTGAACGAAGACGGGATTTCTCTGCAGCCAGATGACTGGTCAATACTCCAAGATGTCGTAGATATCCTTAAACCCTTATCCATCGCTACCTCAACCTTTACCAAAGATCAATTTGCCGGATTGTCACTGGTGAAGCCGGTGATCACCAGCCTGTTGTATAAACACTTGGCACCGAACGAGTGGGACTCTGAATTTTCCAAGAACATCAAAAAGGCCATACATGAAGAGCTGAGTTTTAAGTATTCAAATCTCGAAGTCAATCAGGTTCTGAACTTGGCATGTGCCTTGGACCCTCGTTTCCGTGGCCTTGATTTCCTCAGTCAACCAGACCGGGTAGAGACCCTTCATTTGTTGAAGCTCGAGGCTTCCAGCGTGGCAAAAATAACCACAACTGAACCAATCTGTGTTACACCAGAACCTCAAAACTCAAGACCACCATCCAAAAAAGCCAAGCAGGACTCTGGCATCGAGTTTCTATTGGGAGACTTGTGTAACGTAAGAAATATTTCGGTTAGCACGGTCAACCAACAGGCAGAGCAGGAGATAAGTAGCTTCCAGACGAGCGAGGCGTCTTCTTTATGCCAAGACCCATTACAGTGGTGGAAGATGCACCACACCCAATATCCTCTCTTGGCACGGGCAGCCCGTAAACTGCTGGCTATCCCTGCCACTTCTGTACCCACAAACTGGTTATTCACAGATGCTGGCCTGGCGGTGTATCGGAAGCGTTCTGCCCTTACTGCCGAACACGTTGACATGCTGGTCTTTCTCAATGGCAATAGGTTATATCTGTGA